One stretch of Plasmodium vivax chromosome 8, whole genome shotgun sequence DNA includes these proteins:
- a CDS encoding hypothetical protein, conserved (encoded by transcript PVX_119535A): protein MNKGKTLDDCLTASSSDDRYNYQDSSDMNKYYFDGCIKKEGFVYKIEASNLNARNMCPGLAPDRDDYHPNEEEENSSNVIDLDDEVLIGNFPFGCLREVAQGSMNNLENGNSRVIITERNLMITRKDTDLTGHNARIGGKQSSHLYSEIVKPDAAGSEHSAEEGDETEEKGEAGRVIFPPSFDATNGAHDDMDEVGRAKRSTSSGKKKRGNNRAKKKKESEEGRGKNLRSMFGFFASAEPAVSNSSRSCRGKVSDASSEFLSVISGVKSNA from the coding sequence ATGAACAAGGGAAAGACGTTAGACGACTGTTTAACCGCAAGTAGCTCTGACGATAGGTATAACTACCAAGACAGCTCCGACATgaacaaatattattttgatgGGTGCATTAAGAAGGAAGGTTTTGTTTACAAAATAGAGGCGAGCAATCTAAACGCGAGGAACATGTGCCCTGGATTGGCACCAGACAGAGATGACTATCACCCtaacgaggaggaagaaaactcAAGCAATGTTATTGATCTAGATGATGAAGTTCTCATCGGCAACTTCCCCTTTGGTTGTTTAAGAGAAGTTGCACAGGGGTCAATgaacaatttggaaaatggTAACTCCCGCGTCATCATCACGGAGCGCAACTTGATGATCACTCGGAAGGACACAGACTTAACGGGGCATAACGCACGAATCGGGGGGAAACAATCCAGCCACCTGTACAGCGAAATAGTCAAGCCGGATGCGGCTGGGAGTGAGCACTCCGCGGAGGAGGGAGACGAGACGGAGGAGAAGGGAGAAGCCGGGCGTGTAATCTTTCCCCCAAGTTTTGACGCCACAAACGGGGCGCACGACGATATGGACGAGGTGGGCCGCGCGAAAAGATCCACCTCctctggaaaaaaaaaaaggggtaataACCGcgccaagaaaaaaaaggaaagtgaGGAGGGCCGGGGCAAAAACTTGCGCTCCATGTTCGGGTTCTTCGCCAGTGCGGAGCCCGCGGTGTCCAATTCGTCTCGCTCCTGCAGGGGGAAGGTCTCCGACGCGTCCTCCGAGTTCCTGTCCGTGATTAGCGGCGTCAAGTCGAACGCCTGA